A segment of the Methanocella sp. genome:
GACTTTTATGGTATTAATGAAGCGCCACAATTCGGACATTTAGTGCACGTTATTTCCATGGGCGCTCCACACTTATAGCAATATATCTTTACAATCATTTGTGAGATAACACTTTTATGTCCATGCCTGGATATGATGCTATCTAGAAAATATAAAAAACCTAAAATTAGAATTATCAATGACACGAATATACCACCAGCTAGCACATTCATTATAATTTCATTATTTTTATCGAGAATGACCATCAGGCCTGAACAGATTGTTAAAAGTGAAATACTTAATACGCATGATCTCGATTTATTAGATATAGACATAACTATATTGCCTATTGCATAATAACTATTTAATTAAAAGCCCTTATAATTTTCTATTGCGTGAAAAGCAGAAATGCGACCGCCAGGGATTCCCATATAGACAAGATACATTAGCTTCCCATGTAATTTGGCAGAGGCTTCACTCCTGCCGGCTTATCAAATTTTATCCTTGTCATCATGTAAATTCACCCGAGACGACAGAAAATTATAACCTATATTGCCTATACAACGGAGCCATATAAAACCCGCACTACAGGTGACGAAAATAAAGTGTCGGGCGACCGGAATCGCCCGACATTAGCGCCGCGGCGGAGATTTGAACTCCGGAGCCCTTTCGGGCACAGGTTTAGCAAACCTGCTCCATACCAGGCTTGGATACCGCGACATCAAAACATCTAGAACGGCTGTCGTAAATCTCCATTGATACTATTTAAGATTTTCCGGTAGCCGGACTACCTTCATATTAATTATATTAATATTTAAATGTTCGTTTATCGGCCCTATTGTTCTTCCTCACGGTTCACGATGTCCGTGAGCAGGTTCTCCATCGTCTCCAGGGCCTCCAGGAACGCCCGTAGCTCATCGGGCTTCGCGCTGTCGATGAGCATGTAGACGGCGGGCAGCCTGCCGACGATGTTCTCCATCTTCGCCACGATGGCCCTCTTGATGGCCGCCTCGTCCTCGGGCGACATTTCTCCTTCTTTAAGGCCCGGGCACTCGTGCTTTTCCGCCGGAAGATGATCCTCGCAGTAGTACTCGTGGCAGAACTCGCACTCGAAGGGCTCCGGCTCGGTCTTGCCGCAGGTCACGCACTTCGGGGCCTTCATGGGGCGGGCGACGACGTAGTCGTCCTCCTTTTTAGAGCGGGGGATGTACTCGAAGGTGCTCGATTTTGAATATACCCTCAGTGTCCTCTCGATCTCTTCATCCTTACGCATATACAATCACTTTTATCGCTGGCTATATTTTAATGTTCAGCGGGAATCCCGCGAGCTTTCCCTCGTCCTGGGCCTTGAAAAAGACGTACAGGGGCTTTTTACCATTATTAGTCAGATCTTCTAAGATTTCCCTCTCCACGCCAATGGTAAACCCCAGGGCCAGGTGGTCCGACGACGACCCGTGGAGCGCGGCCACGATGCACAAGTCTTTCCGGGCTTTCGAGTCTATCGCCAGCGTCCTCGCCCTATCGAGCCGGCCGCTCTCCACCAGCATCCGGATCGCCTTCACGGATTCCTCGTCCGTCTTCATCATCAGGAATTTACCGATGCAGGCATCCTCGCCCACTTCCTG
Coding sequences within it:
- a CDS encoding AN1-type zinc finger domain-containing protein yields the protein MRKDEEIERTLRVYSKSSTFEYIPRSKKEDDYVVARPMKAPKCVTCGKTEPEPFECEFCHEYYCEDHLPAEKHECPGLKEGEMSPEDEAAIKRAIVAKMENIVGRLPAVYMLIDSAKPDELRAFLEALETMENLLTDIVNREEEQ